In Candidatus Deferrimicrobiaceae bacterium, the DNA window CTTCGCCCTCCCATATCGATCTTTCTCAATTTATATTTATCCAGCCGCGGGCGATTCGCAATCGGCCCCGCATCCTCCCTCCGGCAACTCCTTCCGAAAAACCGATTCCCGCTTCTCCTCCTTTTCCCTCCTGTCGGATATTATGTGAATATATGTTCACTTTAAAAGGAAAGAGTATTCACCCCGTCCGGATCGATTTTGCGAACAGCGCGAACGATTTCTTGGCGTGGCGAGTGACGTCGAACTTCCCGTCGCTGAAATACCAGAGCGTCGCCGCCGGCTGGATCAGCCCGATGAAATGGACCGCCGCCGCCGCCGGGTCGATATCCTCGCGAATGTCCCCCCGCCGCTGTCCCTGCCGAATGACCTCCGCAACCCGGTCCAGGTAGCGGCGGATCACGTGGTAGACCTCTTCGCGGTGGTGCGCCCCGCCGCCGGAAATTCCTTCCGCGAAAAGGATCCTGGGGCCCGCATACCCCTGCCGGATCGTCTCGACATGGAACCCGAGGATCTTCCGGAGTCGTTCCACCGCGTCCTCCTCCGCGGAGCCCGCCCTGAGGACGTTTTCCAGGAGCCGGTCCCCCATCCGGCCGACCGCGGCGGAGAGGATCTCCTCCTTCCCCCGGAAATGCCGGTAGACCGCGGAGGGGACGACCCCGATCCGTCGGGCGACCGCCCCCACGCTCAGCCGCCTGATCCCCTGGCGCGCCAGAAGCTCGAGCGCGGCTTCCGCGATCTGCTCCCTTCGGACCTCCCTGCTCTGTTTCTTCGCCACCACCCTCATCCTATTGTGAATATATGTTCACATTATGGGCCCGAAAAAAGGGGGCTGTCAAGCCCCCCCGAACCATCCCCTTCGGTGCCTGGCCGAACCGGCCTTCACGCCGGCAGTTCGAAGTCCCCCCGGGCGATCCTCGCCGCCATGTCGCCGTGGTCGGCCTCCGTGGGCGGCGGGGAGACGACGTGGAGGACGACCATGTCGGTCTTCGCCTTCACGCCGCGGGCCACCTTGCGCGGGACGACGACCAGGTCCCCCTCCCTCACGTGGCGGCGCGTCTCCCCCGCCACGACCTCCCCCTCCCCGGACACGATGTAGAGGACCACATGGACATCGGGCTTGTGAACGGGGATGAACTGGCCTGCCCGGAATGCCGCCTGGATGACCTTCATTTCCGAACTCTCGAACAGGGGCTTCGGGGCAAACCGGGCCGGGTCGAACGACACCTTCTCCTTCAGATGAACGAACACGGGCGCGGTCATCGTCTCCTCCTCCTTCCCGGGGGATCCTTCCCTTTCCGCAGGGTTCCCGTCAAAACCACTTCTTCTTCCGGAAGTACCAGACCAATCCCCCCGCCGTCGCCGCCATCACCAGGAGGATGAACGGGTATCCGTACCGCCAGCCGAGCTCCGGCATGTTGAACGGGGATGCCTCTCTGTCGAAATTCATCCCGTACACCCCGGCAATGAAGGTGAGGGGAATGAAGATCGTCGCCATGATGGTGAGCACTTTCATGATCTCGTTCATCCGGTTCGACACCGAGGAGATGTACTCGTCGACCAGGCTTGCCGCCATCTCCCGGTACGTCTCCACCATGTCCATCACCTGGATCGTGTGATCGTAGCAGTCCCGCAGGAACACGCGGGTTTCGGGCCGGATCAGGGGGGAGTCCTCGCGCAACAGCTCGCTCATGGCGTCGCGGGCGGGCCAGATGGCGCGGCGGATCTCGAGCAGCTGCTTCTTCACCCCGCGGATCTCCCGCAACGTCTCTCGGGTGGGCGTGCCGATCACCGTCTCCTCCAGGGTCTCCACCTCTTCCCCCAGTTTCTCGAGCGTCGGAAAGATGGAGTCGACGACGGCGTCGCACAAGGAGTAGAGAAGGTAGTCCGCCCCCAGGGAGCGGATCCTGCCCGACCCTTTCCGCAGCCGGTCGCGGATCGGATCGAAGGGATCCCCCGGCCGCTCCTGGAACGTCACCACGAGGCGGTCGGAGAGGAACAGACTCACCTGTTCCGTTTCCACCGGATACGAGACCTCGCGCAGGATGACGAGCAAGTGGTTTTCGTACCGGTCCACCTTGGGGCGCTGGGGGATGTTCAGGACATCCTCCAGGGCAAGAGGGTGGAAACCGAACCGGTCGCCGACCGCCTTCACGACCCCGGGATCGGAAAGCCCCCAGATGTCGAGCCAGAGGACGCCGTTCTCCGGTACGACAAGGGAGGGGATCTCTTCCGGGCGCAGGACCCGCTCCTCGCAACGGTCCGGACCGTACGAGAACATGTGGATCTGCGGCGGCTCCGCCCCCGCCTCGACGTGGGCCACCAACGTCCCCGGCAGCGTCCCGGGCGGATGCCACCGCTTGATCCGTTTCCTCGACCTCTTCCGACCCATCGGCCCCGTCCTCCGCGTGATCTCTTTCTTTTATATCAGAGGCGCCGGAATCGGCCAACGCCCCCTGCCCCGGTTGCCGCGCGGGACGCGCCCGTGGAATAATGAAAAATAAACTCGACGATCAAGCTGTTTCCGGATCAGGAGGTGCGGGATGGACCATCGACCGCTGCGGGGCATCGC includes these proteins:
- the corA gene encoding magnesium/cobalt transporter CorA gives rise to the protein MGRKRSRKRIKRWHPPGTLPGTLVAHVEAGAEPPQIHMFSYGPDRCEERVLRPEEIPSLVVPENGVLWLDIWGLSDPGVVKAVGDRFGFHPLALEDVLNIPQRPKVDRYENHLLVILREVSYPVETEQVSLFLSDRLVVTFQERPGDPFDPIRDRLRKGSGRIRSLGADYLLYSLCDAVVDSIFPTLEKLGEEVETLEETVIGTPTRETLREIRGVKKQLLEIRRAIWPARDAMSELLREDSPLIRPETRVFLRDCYDHTIQVMDMVETYREMAASLVDEYISSVSNRMNEIMKVLTIMATIFIPLTFIAGVYGMNFDREASPFNMPELGWRYGYPFILLVMAATAGGLVWYFRKKKWF
- a CDS encoding TetR/AcrR family transcriptional regulator; translation: MAKKQSREVRREQIAEAALELLARQGIRRLSVGAVARRIGVVPSAVYRHFRGKEEILSAAVGRMGDRLLENVLRAGSAEEDAVERLRKILGFHVETIRQGYAGPRILFAEGISGGGAHHREEVYHVIRRYLDRVAEVIRQGQRRGDIREDIDPAAAAVHFIGLIQPAATLWYFSDGKFDVTRHAKKSFALFAKSIRTG
- a CDS encoding cupin domain-containing protein; translated protein: MTAPVFVHLKEKVSFDPARFAPKPLFESSEMKVIQAAFRAGQFIPVHKPDVHVVLYIVSGEGEVVAGETRRHVREGDLVVVPRKVARGVKAKTDMVVLHVVSPPPTEADHGDMAARIARGDFELPA